In Uranotaenia lowii strain MFRU-FL chromosome 2, ASM2978415v1, whole genome shotgun sequence, one genomic interval encodes:
- the LOC129746349 gene encoding uncharacterized protein LOC129746349 has protein sequence MWLLKLFCFLQSALLAWGYYRYAHPAVLENEAQEALLPDHLRNHHYRTPRVANALARFSWFGPGEEVVWDRHASKISRADIYNVLTHAGFVPRRFHNNFNR, from the coding sequence GTGGCTCCTGAAGCTGTTCTGCTTCCTTCAGTCGGCGCTGCTGGCCTGGGGCTACTACCGTTATGCTCATCCGGCAGTGTTGGAGAACGAAGCCCAGGAAGCCCTGTTGCCAGATCATCTTCGGAACCATCACTATCGGACGCCCCGAGTGGCCAACGCCCTGGCCCGCTTCAGCTGGTTCGGTCCGGGTGAGGAAGTGGTCTGGGACCGGCATGCCAGCAAGATCTCGCGAGCCGACATCTACAACGTGCTGACCCACGCCGGATTCGTACCGCGACGATTCCACAACAATTTCAACCGTTGA
- the LOC129747523 gene encoding uncharacterized protein LOC129747523 codes for MIRGIFAVINSRPAMETGSHSHGQTKPLAKSYRDNVISDSECRQIVENALGKGAFSIVSYSLDKIPGHLGFLGEYFSLTVIVLKDGGSQSTEKYFVKSLPLGDENQRAMMEELGFFRKEVLVYSKILAKFVDGKEGSHKWRPNCYFTRDDLIVLEDLKWRQSFSMIHFKTALEKPFLYLVLENVAQMHAESLNYEKNIVQGKRLDDIHADVLKEISVQRKNGWFVAGLKAIKAIALNRTRYSKIPENKRQIESEIDGKLNQIFELVKPTTTFQSTLVHRDIWLNNLMFSFEKDSSGNDKLDAPEACMLIDFQICRYLPPCIDVLQLLHMTTRRKQRDAHLDQYLEFYYEKFSSKLRSFNLDPEKTLSWSEFQTSMDHYRMIPLTFAVIYLALTNLPENVLDDLHNSDPDRYHYVCNIDRDEFVLQYMDSDEFYRETMTECVEELLEFFFGFKIDKRAPF; via the exons ATGATTAGAGGTATATTTGCTGTTATTAACAGCCGGCCAGCGATGGAGACTGGAAGTCACAGTCACGGCCAAACAAAACCGCTTGCTAAATCCTACCGCGACAACGTTATCAGTGACAGTGAGTGTCGACAAATAGTGGAAAATGCCCTCGGGAAGGGTGCATTCAGCATCGTTTCCTACAGCCTGGATAAAATCCCCGGACATCTCGGATTTCTCGGTGAATACTTTTCACTGACGGTGATAGTGCTG AAGGATGGCGGAAGTCAAAGTACTGAAAAGTATTTCGTCAAATCCCTTCCTCTCGGGGATGAAAATCAGCGGGCTATGATGGAAGAACTTGGATTCTTCCGGAAAGAAGTTCTTGTTTACTCGAAAATTCTGGCCAAATTTGTCGATGGGAAGGAAGGAAGTCACAAATGGCGCCCGAATTGTTACTTTACACGTGATGACCTAATCGTTCTGGAAGATTTGAAATGGCGACAGAGTTTCAGTATGATCCATTTCAAAACTGCACTGGAGAAACCTTTTCTATATCTAGTGCTTGAGAATGTAGCGCAGATGCATGCTGAATCgctaaattatgaaaagaatATTGTTCAAGGAAAACGCTTAGATGACATTCATGCAGatgttttgaaggaaatttcgGTGCAACGGAAAAATGGATGGTTTGTTGCTGGACTTAAG GCCATCAAAGCTATTGCGTTGAACAGAACTAGATACAGTAAAATTCCGGAAAACAAACGGCAAATCGAGAGTGAGATCGAtggaaaattgaaccaaatattCGAATTAGTGAAACCAACGACCACGTTTCAGAGTACGCTCGTTCACAGAGACATCTGGTTAAACAACTTGATGTTTTCCTTCGAGAAAGATTCCAGTGGAAATGACAAGCTCGATGCGCCGGAGGCTTGTATGTTgatagattttcaaatctgcCGTTATCTACCTCCTTGCATTGACGTTCTTCAACTGTTGCATATGACCACGCGCAGAAAACAACGTGACGCACATCTCGATCAGTATCTAGAGTTTTACTATGAGAAGTTCAGCTCGAAGTTGCGCAGTTTCAATCTCGATCCGGAGAAAACTCTCAGCTGGTCCGAGTTCCAAACCAGTATGGATCATTACCGGATGATTCCCCTAACTTTTGCCGTCATTTACCTGGCCCTGACTAACCTTCCCGAGAATGTTTTGGACGATCTACACAACTCGGATCCGGATCGTTATCATTACGTTTGCAATATCGATCGGGATGAGTTTGTTCTGCAGTACATGGATAGTGATGAATTCTATCGCGAAACGATGACCGAATGCGTGGAGGAGTTGTTGGAGTTCTTTTTCggttttaaaattgacaaaagagctccattttaa
- the LOC129748853 gene encoding uncharacterized protein LOC129748853: protein MVKPVEVGLFEDDIREVVSRYYRLQGDVHQGTVLDYWIEHFGGSPSGFLADHYDLRIKVNNDENTTDELSFFLKVIPTKNDVLANYLNEMGSFRKEVTLFQNILPKIYELVPTKQVMPRCLLTKDENLLVMENVKLKGFDILKDNHGFMDYAFLTKALESLAHIHAGSIILEERDKVSLVEKFPNALRENGWTGVGTRKRDVENVIVLWCEFMRIVERDSSKLKKILAELPGTIRRMYDYVKPSQKWRNVLNHGDLWSNNVMFKTSASGDPQDCILVDFQLSRYTPAAYDVNLLLALTTTGEFRSQHMVSLLDNYFSTFQSILTDNKIDPNVVYTKDEFLESCEYYRLAGQIHGCVIAPEVLLPQCYLDQVFDSGAECAGFMPQSKVQICLQAFRNDHFYRDRVMEMIQELITQ, encoded by the coding sequence ATGGTGAAACCGGTAGAGGTTGGGCTGTTTGAAGATGATATCAGAGAAGTCGTTTCTCGTTACTATCGGCTGCAAGGTGATGTTCATCAGGGAACAGTTTTGGACTACTGGATAGAACACTTTGGAGGAAGTCCAAGCGGGTTTCTTGCAGATCACTACGACTTGCGAATCAAGGTCAACAACGATGAAAACACAACCGACGAGCTTtcgttttttctcaaagttattcCCACGAAAAATGACGTCCTCGCAAACTATCTGAACGAAATGGGAAGTTTCCGAAAGGAAGTTacgttatttcaaaatattctcccCAAAATCTACGAACTTGTTCCAACCAAGCAAGTTATGCCCAGATGTTTACTCACAAAAGATGAAAACCTACTTGTGATGGAGAACGTTAAGCTCAAAGGGTTCGATATACTTAAGGACAATCATGGCTTTATGGATTATGCATTTTTGACGAAGGCCTTGGAATCCCTCGCTCATATTCATGCAGGTTCtataattttggaagaacgagacAAGGTCAGTTTAGTCGAAAAATTCCCCAACGCTCTTCGAGAAAACGGTTGGACTGGAGTAGGAACCAGAAAGAGAGATGTCGAAAATGTGATCGTGCTGTGGTGTGAATTCATGCGAATAGTTGAAAGAGATtcttcaaaattgaagaaaattttagctGAATTACCAGGTACCATAAGAAGGATGTACGATTATGTCAAACCTTCGCAAAAGTGGCGCAATGTTCTTAACCATGGAGATCTTTGGAGTAACAACGTCATGTTCAAAACATCAGCGTCTGGTGATCCACaggattgtattttggtcgattTTCAATTATCACGATACACTCCTGCGGCTTACGATGTTAATCTACTGCTTGCGTTGACTACAACTGGAGAATTCAGATCCCAACATATGGTATCACTTCTGGACAACTATTTTTCGAcctttcaatcaattttaacgGATAACAAAATCGATCCAAACGTGGTCTACACCAAAGATGAATTTTTAGAAAGCTGTGAGTACTACCGATTGGCGGGACAAATCCACGGATGCGTCATTGCCCCCGAGGTTTTGCTACCCCAATGCTACCTGGATCAGGTATTCGATTCCGGGGCCGAGTGTGCAGGATTCATGCCGCAGTCCAAGGTTCAGATTTGTCTGCAGGCCTTCCGAAATGATCACTTCTATCGGGACCGGGTAATGGAGATGATTCAGGAATTAATCACTcaataa